The Helianthus annuus cultivar XRQ/B chromosome 16, HanXRQr2.0-SUNRISE, whole genome shotgun sequence genome includes a window with the following:
- the LOC110887941 gene encoding uncharacterized protein LOC110887941, with amino-acid sequence MQLVVTSGKLERIREAQTEAVREENWKKERIKGMVKDLTEGSNGMKYRNDRIWVPNTCGVKSLLLDEAHKSRYSIHPRATKMYRDLKQNYWWSGMKRDVVKYVEKVFDLFTSQSGASETIRYHASIGMAPYEMLYGRKCRTPVCWGEVGPRELTHKDIVGLMNKKIDIVRAHLKAAQDRQKAYADKRRRPI; translated from the exons ATGCAGTTAGTAGTAACTTCAGGCAAGCTTGAGCGAATCCGAGAAGCCCAAACCGAAGCGGTAAGGGAAGAAAATTGGAAGAAAGAACGTATAAAAGGGATGGTAAAAGATCTTACGGAGGGAAGTAATGGGATGAAATACCGGAATGATAGGATTTGGGTCCCAAACACATGTGGTGTTAAGAGTCTCCTGCTTGACgaggctcataagtctcgctattcgatCCATCCCAGAGCGACTAAGATGTATAGAgatttgaagcaaaactattggtggtcGGGGATGAAAAGGGATGTGGTTAAATATGTGGaaaaagtgtttgacttgtttacaagtcaaagcggAGCATCAGAAACCATACG ttaccacgcaAGCATCGGTATGGCTCCATATGAGAtgctatacggtaggaagtgccgaactccggtatgttggggtgagGTTGGTCCGCGTGAACTCACACATAAGGATATAGTCGGACTCATGAATAAAAAGATTGACATAGTCCGAGCTCAcctgaaagcggctcaagatcgacaaaaggCGTATGCAGACAAACGAAGAAGGCCAATatag